The Anguilla anguilla isolate fAngAng1 chromosome 4, fAngAng1.pri, whole genome shotgun sequence genome has a window encoding:
- the LOC118225210 gene encoding uncharacterized protein LOC118225210, which yields MAGCGSRHKVRRWPVSDITGHQHKTVFPENCHANAKEFVFVVGDSHLRSFADGVVNMPEGRLSFGFMATPGGDATALRLEISHLGATPRTPDAVCLLAPGNNMTSSRTIEEAARAFGTLLSVALQHWPNKVFVVDFPIRHVHATLEYQLLLKQEYHRVAAKMGVRYFSTNDVFQPSKRHLWCQDLVHLSDDKGMPLLADFIWNTSYSILHVPVNPVPLGVRPTLKRCFHKNKKKHGTSSQPQCVAPSQRSATSYRPFPAVKMKYVDHDQWTHLLPTVPGNSCMPMYVRMQVRDRRHCIRQHAAKGLFVDIQQRILSGGTMERIFDTYVLCYPSGYCQNAKPVHDPAPKSVAEKKSPHIKKLSGAGSRHVGRRPLVVVDRVREVVEQEDVRDQVNTDLRNQLQGTTPGCLLQHLHKWTPS from the exons ATGGCAGGGTGTGGCTCACGTCATAAAGTCCGCCGATGGCCTGTGTCAGACATCACTGGGCATCAGCACAAGACTGTGTTTCCTGAAAATTGTCACGCCAATGCGAAAGAG TTTGTGTTCGTTGTTGGCGATTCACATCTCAGATCTTTTGCTGATGGAGTTGTGAACATGCCAGAGGGTCGGCTGTCCTTTGGTTTTATGGCCACACCTGGAGGAGATGCAACAGCGTTGCGTTTGGAGATCTCCCATCTTGGTGCTACTCCACGTACTCCAGATGCAGTGTGCCTGCTTGCTCCAGGGAACAACATGACCTCAAGTCGCACTATTGAGGAAGCTGCCAGGGCCTTTGGGACTCTCCTCAGTGTTGCATTGCAACACTGGCCAAACAAG GTGTTTGTGGTGGATTTCCCTATACGACATGTACATGCAACACTGGAATACCAGCTTCTGCTAAAGCAGGAATATCACCGAGTTGCAGCAAAGATGGGGGTGCGGTATTTCTCAACAAATGATGTTTTCCAGCCATCCAAAAG GCATCTCTGGTGTCAGGATTTGGTACACCTAAGTGATGACAAAGGTATGCCTCTCCTTGCGGACTTCATTTGGAACACTTCATACAGCATCCTACACGTCCCTGTCAATCCTGTGCCACTTGGAGTGCGTCCTACACTCAAAAGATGCttccacaaaaacaagaagaagcATGGTACTTCATCACAGCCACAGTGTGTTGCTCCATCTCAGCGCTCAGCAACATCCTATCGGCCCTTTCCAG ctgttaaaatgaagtATGTCGACCATGACCAATGGACACACCTGCTGCCTACTGTTCCAGGTAATTCTTGCATGCCAATGT ATGTAAGGATGCAGGTTCGGGACCGGCGTCATTGTATACGTCAGCATGCTGCCAAAGGACTGTTTGTTGACATACAGCAA CGAATTCTCAGTGGGGGTACGATGGAACGCATCTTTGACACATACGTCCTATGTTACCCTTCGGGCTACTGCCAGAACGCCAAGCCTGTCCATGACCCAGCACCCAAGTCTGTGGCTGAGAAGAAATCTCCGCACATCAAAAAGCTAAGTGGTGCTGGTTCACGTCATGTGGGTCGTAGGCCTCTGGTTGTAGTTGACAGGGTCAGAGAAGTTGTAGAACAGGAAGATGTTAGGGACCAG GTGAACACAGACCTCCGAAACCAGCTTCAAGGAACAACACCTGGCTGCCTACTTCAGCATCTCCATAAATGGACCCCATCTTGA